The Microplitis demolitor isolate Queensland-Clemson2020A chromosome 8, iyMicDemo2.1a, whole genome shotgun sequence genome has a segment encoding these proteins:
- the LOC103576779 gene encoding ankycorbin, with protein MDTKTPPIAFKHQEKKPQAFKADKSATKTGDVSLPPLTPLPNGSSHNRTKILGTQWNKRVPCVTKSQERTKKRPYRVLHIGATPLMHACQQGDRSRVLRLLKDQEETIGYRDRTLRNALHYCMDAATGGAVASAAPELVNAVDAEGHTPLHLAVIAGDTQLVAVLLANGADVNAKDLEGHSVLHWATVCGEAECVRLVLAAGARPTTPDLRGGSPLHYAAQCCGAAVTAELSVPKKIGLKVLQTLLEFGADVNAKDEDGRQPILWAASAGSVEAVLALARTGGSAAAGATDKDGLTALHCAASRGHAKCVEALVNLCGAQPDHVDDNGCSALHYAATLGHADATALLLRLGADPNRQDRKGRTPALCAAAKGQLETLKILAQHGGSLHARTVRGTGVAHEAVLSGRIELIEWLARKKPATLDVATHDGRTPLHVAALHGYLDACKVLLDHGARINSIFRTSKSGSMTPLDAALYRGHRDCAKLIQMHGGTTAQNLRSHRTAPNRVFAAKLKVKRRGSSSGSESDSGRRNHRVPDVYIEERWVERRTRRRSTPRKHEDRRGSRSFSEEEVRLSKSSRRDRRRRARSESARYDDSEPEKRERKKSCHKKHSKHEYGESSSELDDYSSDDIGEGEAEKNNKRNVSNDEDRSLSDDSLEVVVVRRSLEKKSEKVQYSGRNSKTPREMSRETKMTETKRKSSRRKAKTVSSSGKEENGAGSERKMKSRESASEGSAGKKEGVREGKSKPERRPRKDTDSTSQEAVERVTVTALVHKDQASADTPRSTHLIHGSESKHEDFKMMDDELSKNKIDDILEKADEMQNALMAKAADLKKDVDEIRRQMSDKKSAGDDGGKGKHKKASASKGRKENKNESEVTAKNSQSELSTLQSQHEDKDGGESTTIKDMENQKVESTQDEPKSNVEKIEVTSESKVSDADEESASEESRSTSRDGSSSATSKRSEEPKSQAGESGKESLVQVEKSDEEKNEVESTKTLPVEEKQADKKQDDKKEVVVNDEKKIEVDEKIEVEANDKEEIEVTDKKEGEVDDKKGDKVDEKVEHQSPEKLESTIEKSEQETAVLEVPQSAQKSADKQEAEVSTSENIRHIDSSSSSAKSTRKLSHSRPSTGKSRRTSSKSSSKKSLFESSEERSPDRSAIVAVIESPEWDEEDEEVAKEIRDVVGDAEPDTDPEDDDSLGVLRVLPSTSEEESPRRLKKLLRESKRDKLPRVERKTIGSPRGLHAQSKQRRDSGGRDSGIEPSPRVSKIPKRTLKCYPNTEKQQALNIDTITRDVQISLRRYHLERKIFFQLMELKRLQIRHGRANEQVLVKRQVEMFHKAGMSGPALGVAKYDQPYTFKDFETFLYEQLRRLQRRPPSSDRCTDPKQCTKKTHRCHHATSAYTSVPVFTYLGGGSQERDEGSLFPRIESRGKGQMTVEVTRGEEKQIIALPAEKLDRTKRYFVTFTVRGDNDESDIKTPRNAQRATKSV; from the exons ATGGACACTAAGACTCCACCGATAGCGTTCAAGCATCAGGAGAAGAAGCCACAAGCTTTCAAAGCTGACAAATCGGCGACAAAAACTGGAGACGTATCATTGCCACCTCTTACACCACTGCCAAACGGAAGTTCACACAACAGAACGAAGATTTTGGGCACACAATGGAATAAAAGAGTACCTTGTGTTACTAAAAGTCAGGAACGTACAAAGAAACGCCCATACAG AGTACTGCACATTGGAGCAACTCCGTTGATGCATGCTTGTCAGCAGGGTGACAGATCCCGCGTGCTGAGATTACTGAAGGATCAGGAAGAGACAATAGGATACCGTGATCGTACCTTGAGAAACGCACTCCATTACTGCATGGACGCGGCAACAGGGGGTGCAGTTGCGTCTGCTGCACCGGAACTCGTTAACGCTGTCGACGCTGAAGGACATACACCACTTCATCTCGCGGTTATTGCTGGTGACACGCAATTAGTTGCAGTCCTATTAGCTAATGGAGCAGACGTCAACGCCAAAGACCTGGAAGGACACAGTGTCCTACACTGGGCGACGG tatGCGGTGAAGCAGAATGTGTACGGTTGGTACTGGCAGCAGGAGCAAGACCTACAACTCCTGATTTGCGAGGCGGGTCACCTTTGCATTACGCCGCACAATGTTGTGGTGCAGCGGTCACAGCGGAGCTGTCTGTTCCCAAGAAGATTGGACTGAAAGTACTGCAAACACTTCTTGAGTTTGGCGCAGACGTTAATGCCAAAGATGAAGACGGTCGTCAACCGATTTTATGGGCAGCTAGTGCAGGAAGCGTCGAAGCGGTATTGGCTCTCGCgag AACAGGAGGATCGGCAGCTGCAGGTGCTACTGACAAAGATGGTTTAACTGCGCTGCACTGCGCAGCTTCTAGGGGTCACGCGAAGTGTGTTGAAGCTTTGGTGAATCTTTGTGGCGCGCAACCGGATCATGTGGATGATAACGGGTGCTCGGCACTTCATTATGCTGCTACTCTAGGTCATGCTGATGCTACGGCGCTGCTTCTTAGGCTTGGAGCTGACCCGAACCGGCAGGATCGCAAGGGTAGAAC GCCTGCTTTGTGTGCTGCTGCCAAAGGTCAGCTGGAGACACTGAAGATTCTTGCACAACATGGTGGCTCTCTACATGCAAGAACTGTACGAGGAACTGGAGTAGCTCATGAAGCTGTTTTGTCCGGGCGAATAGAGCTCATTGAATGGCTGGCTAGAAAAAAACCAGCGACTCTGGATGTTGCTACACATGACGGACGGACTCCGTTGCATGTAGCTGCGCTTCACGGTTATTTAGATGCTTGTAAAGTACTTCTAGATCATGGCGCGCgaataaattctatttttcgAACTAGCAAAAGTGGTTCTATGACACCACTGGATGCCGCTTTGTATCGTGGCCATCGAGATTGCGCGAAACTCATTCAAATGCATGGTGGTACAACTGCGCAAAATTTACGAAGTCACAGGACAGCTCCTAATAgag tttttgccGCCAAATTAAAAGTCAAGCGACGGGGTTCAAGTTCAGGAAGCGAAAGTGATTCTGGAAGACGTAATCACCGAGTGCCAGATGTTTATATAGAAGAGCGTTGGGTAGAAAGACGTACGCGAAGAAGAAGCACTCCCAGGAAACACGAAGATCGCCGGGGGAGTAGAAGTTTTAGTGAAGAAGAAGTGCGATTGTCAAAATCTTCACGTCGTGATCGACGGCGTAGAGCTCGCAGTGAGTCGGCGCGTTATGATGACAGTGAGCCGGAAAAAAGGGAAcgtaaaaaaagttgtcataAGAAACACTCGAAACACGAGTATGGAGAGTCGTCGAGTGAACTCGATGATTACAGCTCAGATGATATTGGTGAGGGTgaagcagaaaaaaataataaacgcaATGTAAGTAATGATGAGGATCGTAGTCTAAGTGATGACAGTCTAGAGGTTGTTGTGGTGCGTCGTTCGCTGGAAAAAAAGTCTGAGAAGGTTCAGTACTCAGGGAGGAACTCAAAAACTCCAAGGGAAATGTCGCGAGAAACCAAGATGACGGAGACGAAACGTAAAAGTTCAAGAAGAAAAGCAAAAACCGTTTCATCGAGTGGCAAAGAAGAAAATGGAGCTGGGAGCGAGAGAAAAATGAAGAGTCGTGAATCTGCAAGTGAAGGATCTGCGGGAAAAAAAGAAGGAGTAAGAGAGGGAAAAAGTAAACCGGAAAGACGTCCCAGGAAGGACACTGACAGTACAAGTCAAGAGGCAGTCGAGAGGGTCACGGTGACTGCTTTGGTACACAAGGATCAGGCATCAGCAGACACTCCTAGATCTACTCATCTGATACACGGTAGCGAATCTAAACATGAAGATTTTAAGATGATGGATGATGAGTtgtccaaaaataaaattgatgatattttagaGAAAGCTGACGAAATGCAAAATGCTTTGATGGCTAAAGCAGCTGATCTTAAGAAAGATGTTGATGAAATACGTCGACAGATGTCTGATAAAAAATCGGCTGGAGATGACGGTGGTAAGGGAAAACATAAGAAAGCGTCTGCGTCAAAAGGtaggaaagaaaataaaaatgagtcgGAGGTTACTGCGAAGAATTCCCAATCGGAACTTTCGACTTTACAGAGTCAGCACGAGGACAAAGACGGCGGCGAGTCAACTACGATTAAAGATATGGAAAATCAGAAGGTGGAGAGCACTCAGGATGAACCCAAGAGTAATGTAGAGAAAATTGAAGTGACGAGTGAGAGTAAAGTTAGTGATGCTGATGAAGAATCTGCATCAGAGGAGAGTCGTAGCACTAGCAGAGATGGCAGTTCTTCTGCTACAAGTAAAAGATCAGAGGAACCAAAGTCTCAAGCTGGAGAGTCGGGTAAAGAATCTTTAGTTCAGGTGGAAAAATCAGATGAGGAGAAAAATGAGGTTGAAAGTACAAAGACTTTGCCAGTTGAAGAAAAACAAGCAGATAAGAAACAGGATGATAAAAAAGAAGTTGTggtaaatgatgaaaaaaaaattgaggtaGATGAGAAAATAGAAGTTGAGGCGAATGATAAAGAAGAGATTGAGGtaactgataaaaaagaagGTGAGGTAGATGATAAAAAGGGAGATAAAGTCGATGAAAAAGTGGAACATCAGTCCCCTGAAAAATTAGAATCAACGATAGAAAAATCAGAACAAGAGACGGCAGTTTTAGAAGTTCCACAGTCAGCGCAAAAGTCTGCTGATAAACAAGAAGCAGAAGTATCGACATCTGAAAACATACGTCACATTGATAGTTCATCTAGTTCAGCCAAGTCGACAAGGAAATTATCTCATTCACGGCCTTCTACTGGCAAGAGTAGAAGAACTAGTTCCAAGTCATCATCTAAAAAGAGTCTATTTGAAAGCTCTGAAGAACGGTCGCCCGACAGAAGTGCTATTGTTGCAGTCATTGAGAGTCCAGAGTGGGACGAGGAAGACGAAGAAGTGGCCAAAGAAATTCGTGACGTTGTAGGTGATGCTGAACCAGATACTGACCCAGAAGACGACGACAGTTTAGGAGTTCTCAGAGTGTTACCCAGCACAAGCGAAGAAGAAAGTCCGAGACgattgaaaaaacttttgagGGAATCGAAGCGAGATAAATTACCTCGA GTTGAAAGAAAAACTATCGGCAGCCCGCGAGGTCTTCACGCACAAAGTAAGCAACGTCGAGACAGCGGCGGTAGAGACAGTGGTATCGAGCCAAGTCCAAGAGTTTCAAAAATACCAAAACGAACTCTTAAATGCTATCCAAATACAGAGAAGCAACAAGCGCTCAATATTGACACTATTACCCGCGATGTACAAATAAGTTTGCGGAGATATCAtttggaaagaaaaatattctttcaaCTAATGGAACTCAAGAGATTACAAATAAGACACGGCAGAGCCAATGAACAAGTTTTGGTCAAACGacaa gttGAAATGTTTCATAAAGCAGGAATGTCTGGACCAGCTCTAGGAGTTGCTAAATACGATCAACCCTACACATTTaa ggaTTTTGAAACTTTTCTTTACGAACAACTGCGTCGGCTACAGAGAAGACCGCCGTCGTCAGATAGATGTACTGATCCAAAACAATGCACAAAAAAGACACATCGCTGTCATCATGCAACAAGCGCATACACTTCAGTGCCAGTGTTTACTTATc TGGGCGGAGGAAGCCAAGAACGAGACGAGGGGTCTCTATTTCCAAGAATAGAGAGTCGGGGAAAGGGTCAAATGACG GTAGAAGTAACCAGAGGTGAAGAGAAGCAAATTATAGCCTTGCCAGCTGAAAAATTAGATCGCACAAAAAGATACTTCGTCACGTTTACAGTGAGGGGTGATAACGATGAGAGTGATATTAAGACTCCGCGCAACGCACAAAGAGCCACTAAAAGcgtgtga
- the LOC103576777 gene encoding protein YIF1B has translation MNYNHSGSRRGKPKRILDPSAGLSGPTSQQTPYMYPQVPMNNGVQQDYGFNVPEQPPPTYGFAQPPMVPTMQPTMNSGSPMPPYMPEPPREAYPSPQYAAQILAEPMVTNMAMKYGDALVGSGKQQFQKYVPVTALKYYFAVDTDYVFIKLALLFFPFTHKDWSVKYEQDVPLQPRYEKNAPDLYIPTMAFLTYVVIAGLSLGTQERFTPEQLGIIASSALAWGIIELLVHTISLYVMNLDTSLKTFDMLAYGGYKYVGINFAILLSLMFGRAGYFAILIYYSISLAFFLIRSLKLRVIPEGHSSYSATGNKRRLYFILFFAMLQPFLMWWLSYHLIS, from the exons atgaattataatcaCTCGGGATCACGAAGag ggaaACCTAAAAGGATATTAGATCCTTCAGCAGGATTATCTGGTCCAACATCTCAACAAACTCCGTACATGTATCCgcag gtgCCTATGAATAATGGAGTACAGCAAGATTACGGTTTTAATGTACCAGAGCAGCCACCACCAACGTACGGATTCGCCCAGCCACCGATGGTACCTACGATGCAACCAACAATGAACTCTGGTTCACCAATGCCACCCTACATGCCAGAACCACCTCGGGAAGCTTATCCCAGTCCTCAGTACGCAGCTCAAATCCTCGCAGAGCCAATGGTTACTAATATGGCGATGAAATACGGCGATGCACTTGTAGGGTCTGGAAAACAacagtttcaaaaatatgtgcCTGTCACTGCACTCAAATACTACTTTGCTGTTGATACAGACTACGTTTTTATCAAATTAGCGCTTCTTTTTTTCCCATTTACGCATaag GATTGGTCGGTAAAGTATGAGCAAGATGTTCCTCTACAGCCGCGTTATGAAAAGAATGCACCGGATTTGTATATTCCAACGATGGCATTCTTGACTTACGTCGTGATCGCTGGGTTGTCATTGGGTACCCAAGAACGTTTCACACCCGAGCAATTGGGAATAATTGCAAGCTCGGCACTTGCTTGGGGAATTATTGAATTACTTGTTCACACAATATCACTCTACGTGATGAATTTAGATACCAGCTTAAAGACTTTTGATATGCTAGCGTACGGAGGCTACAAATACGTGGGAATTAATTTTGCGATACTTCTTTCATTGATGTTCGGGCGAGCTGGATACTttgctattttaatttactacagTATATCACTTGCTTTTTTTCTCATaagatcattaaaattacgcgTTATTCCTGAAGGTCACTCTTCTTACTCTGCTACAGGTAACAAGAGAagattgtattttattttattcttcgcCATGCTCCAACCTTTTCTCATGTGGTGGCTCTCTTACCAtcttatttcataa